From Hirundo rustica isolate bHirRus1 chromosome 1, bHirRus1.pri.v3, whole genome shotgun sequence, a single genomic window includes:
- the C1H9orf152 gene encoding uncharacterized protein C9orf152 homolog, with amino-acid sequence MKEMSCFCLTFSSLLEQMVKAYKYVTGIFSVTHSSEPQVSDGDKKLTKMDVSVLEEQYDHIKQKQKLQPYIIVYKTGGHESALPESMVNPVLINKKVKRSKSCRGDVPVRKVALEMTNGSNSEEDLLWRVHLGAHRLGRALGQGDSQDLSHCNSTPWSFDNQRLISKGNGTLQPKEAAGASELSELRQLGSSSVLNILSKENGCNYSSSCQKPPLKSATEALWAHQKISATKCMPACNKLNFYPFPNRKGPRISEAARRLGLYVSQ; translated from the exons ATGAAGGAAATGTCCTGCTTCTGCTtgactttttcttccttgttggAACAGATGGTGAAGGCTTACAAATACGTGACTGGTATTTTTTCAGTGACTCATAGCTCAGAGCCACAGGTTTCAGATGGTGATAAGAAGCTCACCAAGATGGATGTAAGCGTACTTGAGGAGCAGTATGACCATataaaacagaagcaaaaactgcaacCATACATTATTGTATATAAAACAG GCGGACATGAATCTGCACTGCCAGAATCAATGGTCAACCCTGTTCTaattaataagaaagttaaaaGATCAAAGTCATGTAGAGGAGACGTCCCTGTCAGAAAGGTCGCACTGGAGATGACCAACGGCAGCAACTCAGAAGAGGACTTGCTCTGGCGCGTCCACCTGGGAGCTCACCGCCTGGGGCGGGCCCTCGGACAAGGAGATTCCCAGGATCTTTCCCACTGCAACAGCACACCTTGGAGTTTTGACAACCAGAGACTGATTTCCAAGGGAAACGGCACACTGCAGCccaaggaagcagcaggagcaagtGAACTGTCTGAGCTCAGGCAGCTGGGAAGCTCAAGCGTGTTGAACATTCTCAGCAAAGAGAACGGCTGCAACTATTCAAGCTCCTGCCAAAAGCCTCCTCTGAAATCAGCCACTGAAGCACTTTGGGCTCATCAGAAGATTTCTGCTACAAAATGCATGCCAGCCTGCAACAAACTGAACTTTTACCCTTTCCCAAATAGGAAAGGGCCCAGAATTTCTGAAGCAGCAAGGAGGCTAGGTTTATATGTCTCACAATGA